In Candidatus Neomarinimicrobiota bacterium, the following proteins share a genomic window:
- a CDS encoding peptide-methionine (R)-S-oxide reductase encodes HLFSDGPQPTGLRYCINSAAMTFVEASAK; translated from the coding sequence CCACCTGTTCAGCGATGGGCCGCAACCCACCGGCCTGCGCTACTGCATCAACTCTGCCGCCATGACCTTCGTGGAGGCCTCGGCAAAGTGA